The following proteins are co-located in the Cyprinus carpio isolate SPL01 chromosome B19, ASM1834038v1, whole genome shotgun sequence genome:
- the LOC122140640 gene encoding protein ALP1-like yields the protein MPTSTVHQLIHRVAGAMTGLTPRVISVPNTLDAQREVGEGFRQLAGHPAFQWSMGAIDGCHIRIKAPGEPHAQCYRNRKLFPSIQLQAVCDHKARFIDVFVGFPGSVHDSRVLRHSPLYRSGAYPPPGHFLLGDGGYPCLERPIALLTPFKQPVGVAQQRFNAHHAKARSVIERAFGIMKARWRAIFFHALEVDTSFVPDVVMACTILHNICIGNDDIMAVEEEQPEQEEEDVAGETTNGSALRERIAAQLSALQDHVIDHDYHVQYN from the exons ATGCCCACATCCACTGTTCACCAACTCATCCATCGAGTTGCGGGGGCAATGACAGGTCTTACACCACGTGTGATAAGCGTCCCAAACACCTTGGATGCACAAAGGGAGGTGGGTGAGGGTTTCAGGCAGCTGGCAGGGCATCCAGCTTTTCAATGGTCAATGGGTGCCATTGATGGATGTCACATCCGGATCAAAGCACCTGGAGAACCCCATGCTCAGTGCTACAGAAACCGCAAACTGTTTCCCTCAATCCAGCTGCAGGCTGTATGTGACCACAAAGCCAGGTTTATTGATGTCTTTGTTGGCTTTCCTGGCTCTGTGCACGACTCCAGAGTCCTCCGACACAGCCCCCTGTATCGCAGTGGGGCATATCCACCACCGGGACACTTCCTCCTGGGTGATGGAGGCTACCCCTGTTTGGAGAGGCCCATTGCCCTGTTGACACCCTTCAAGCAGCCCGTAGGAGTGGCACAACAGAG GTTTAATGCTCATCATGCCAAAGCCCGCTCAGTCATTGAGCGAGCATTTGGCATCATGAAGGCCAGGTGGAGGGCCATCTTCTTCCACGCCCTGGAGGTTGACACGTCATTCGTCCCAGATGTTGTGATGGCATGCACCATACTGCATAACATCTGTATTGGCAATGACGACATTATGGCAGTAGAAGAAGAGCAACCTGAGCAAGAGGAAGAAGACGTGGCTGGGGAGACTACAAATGGAAGTGCTCTGCGTGAACGCATTGCTGCACAACTGTCTGCCCTGCAGGACCATGTTATCGATCATGATTACCATGTACAatataattaa